The Pedobacter mucosus genome window below encodes:
- a CDS encoding Dabb family protein, with the protein MSTENKSSKGQIQHYVMFWLKPQLSKEEIIAFANFFESLKPINLIKSLSYGLAANTPTRPVTDNSFTYSLTIIFDTVEDHNAYQENKNHLDAVEKFSNNWYRVVVHDTLIS; encoded by the coding sequence ATGTCTACCGAAAATAAAAGTTCAAAAGGTCAAATACAACACTATGTTATGTTTTGGCTTAAACCACAATTGTCTAAAGAGGAAATTATTGCGTTTGCAAATTTTTTCGAAAGCTTGAAGCCAATAAATTTAATTAAGTCTTTAAGCTATGGCTTGGCCGCAAATACTCCAACCCGACCCGTAACCGACAATTCATTCACTTATTCGCTAACGATTATATTCGATACGGTTGAAGACCACAATGCATATCAAGAGAATAAAAATCATTTAGATGCAGTGGAGAAATTTTCGAATAACTGGTATAGAGTTGTTGTTCATGATACCCTAATTTCTTAA
- a CDS encoding YMGG-like glycine zipper-containing protein, with amino-acid sequence MKKIFVVIALSSVMFACNNKAKEEAALKQQQAEKQLAIKAIKDSLRIDSFKKVEIVKQEQAEKAQQEAALVAARRAGARSVSSSRSSGGSSTSSGSYGGTQATAKKKGWSDAAKGSVIGGAAGAVGGALIDKKKGRGAIIGGLVGAGGGYLIGRGEDRKSGRVVPKN; translated from the coding sequence ATGAAAAAGATATTCGTAGTAATCGCATTAAGTTCAGTAATGTTCGCTTGTAACAATAAAGCAAAGGAAGAAGCGGCATTGAAGCAACAGCAAGCAGAAAAACAGTTAGCTATAAAAGCAATTAAAGATAGTTTAAGAATTGACAGTTTCAAAAAAGTAGAAATCGTTAAGCAAGAGCAAGCTGAAAAGGCACAGCAAGAAGCAGCATTAGTTGCGGCAAGAAGAGCTGGAGCAAGATCTGTTTCTTCATCTAGATCAAGTGGTGGTTCTTCAACTAGTTCTGGTTCATATGGAGGAACACAAGCAACAGCGAAGAAAAAAGGCTGGAGTGATGCAGCGAAAGGTTCAGTAATTGGTGGTGCTGCAGGTGCAGTTGGTGGCGCATTAATTGACAAGAAAAAAGGTAGAGGTGCAATTATAGGAGGTTTAGTTGGTGCTGGCGGTGGCTATTTAATTGGTAGAGGTGAGGATAGAAAATCAGGTCGCGTGGTACCAAAAAACTAA
- a CDS encoding adenine nucleotide alpha hydrolase, which produces MRTKKQCIFNWSGGKDSTLALHYMLQDPSIQIRYLVTSVTEKYNRVSMHGIRESLLIKQVKSIGIPLHQIRLPEMPNMETYDDEMRKHLLKFRNEGITHAIYGDIFLEDLKTYREERLAEVGLTGIFPLWNRNTHDVINEFLQLNYKTIIVCAQHNLKSFCGKVITKDLVDKFPLTIDPCGENGEFHTFAFEGPIFNKEIAFDLGDKVFRSYNAPKKLDNEDEETDSNFNVMGFWYIDLLD; this is translated from the coding sequence ATGCGAACTAAAAAACAATGTATATTCAATTGGAGTGGTGGTAAAGATAGCACACTTGCCCTTCATTATATGTTGCAGGATCCGTCTATTCAAATAAGATATCTGGTAACTTCGGTAACAGAAAAGTACAATCGTGTTTCCATGCACGGCATTCGCGAATCTTTACTCATTAAACAGGTTAAAAGTATAGGCATTCCACTGCATCAAATTCGTTTACCCGAAATGCCTAACATGGAAACCTATGATGATGAGATGAGGAAGCATCTTTTAAAGTTTAGGAATGAGGGCATTACACATGCTATATACGGCGATATTTTTTTAGAAGACCTAAAAACTTATAGAGAAGAAAGATTAGCGGAGGTTGGTTTAACAGGCATTTTTCCGTTGTGGAACAGAAATACTCATGATGTAATTAACGAATTTTTACAGCTGAACTATAAAACCATCATTGTTTGTGCGCAACATAATCTAAAAAGTTTCTGTGGAAAAGTTATCACAAAAGATTTAGTTGATAAATTTCCATTGACAATTGACCCTTGCGGTGAGAATGGTGAGTTTCATACTTTTGCGTTTGAAGGTCCGATTTTTAATAAGGAAATTGCTTTTGATCTCGGAGATAAGGTTTTTAGATCTTATAATGCTCCTAAAAAATTAGATAATGAAGATGAGGAAACAGATTCAAATTTCAATGTAATGGGTTTTTGGTATATAGATCTACTTGATTAA
- a CDS encoding Sir2 family NAD-dependent protein deacetylase, whose amino-acid sequence MKLVVLTGAGISAESGLKTFRDSDGLWEGYNVYDVATPEAWERNPEMVQEFYNERRKQVLNAEPNQAHKILAALEVNFDVEIITQNIDDLHERAGSSHVTHLHGIITKSQSDKEPGLTYEIKGSEIKMGELCDLGSQLRPHVVWFGESVPMIEIAAGICSKADVFVLIGTSLAVYPAASLIDFVAPSTIKYIIDPRTPDVKRYQNIICIEKNAVDGVAELKKILLNAN is encoded by the coding sequence ATGAAGCTAGTTGTTTTAACTGGTGCTGGTATTAGTGCAGAAAGTGGTCTTAAAACTTTTAGAGATTCTGACGGACTTTGGGAAGGTTACAATGTTTATGATGTTGCTACACCTGAGGCTTGGGAAAGAAATCCAGAAATGGTTCAGGAATTTTACAATGAGCGAAGGAAACAAGTCTTAAATGCTGAACCAAATCAAGCCCATAAAATACTTGCAGCATTAGAAGTTAATTTTGATGTAGAAATTATCACTCAGAATATTGATGATCTACACGAAAGGGCCGGTTCAAGTCATGTTACACATCTCCATGGAATAATTACAAAATCGCAATCAGACAAAGAACCTGGCTTGACCTACGAAATTAAAGGTTCGGAAATAAAAATGGGCGAACTTTGTGATTTAGGTTCGCAACTTAGGCCACACGTGGTTTGGTTTGGAGAATCAGTACCAATGATTGAAATAGCTGCAGGTATTTGTAGTAAAGCAGATGTTTTCGTTTTAATTGGGACTTCACTCGCTGTTTATCCAGCAGCTAGCTTAATTGATTTTGTTGCGCCTTCAACTATAAAATATATTATTGATCCCCGAACGCCAGATGTTAAACGTTATCAAAACATAATTTGTATAGAAAAAAATGCAGTCGATGGAGTTGCTGAACTGAAGAAAATCTTGCTAAATGCGAACTAA
- a CDS encoding ABC transporter substrate-binding protein gives MKVVSFLPAATKMIYDMGLQEYLCGVTFECPKEAADLPKIVRCILEGKNYTSIEIDRIFSASKAQGKSLYWVDDELLESISPDIVFTQDICEVCNIDTVCTETAVMKLSKTPTIVPLSPNNLQDVFDCAITIAKAMGKEEVALNYLAKLQQKTDLILDKLRANRAPLKRVMLMEWIEPIYNCGHWIPFQIAAAGGVDMLSNPAGDSIVNQWDKIVKYNPQVLVIAPCGFDISRSFEEMPLLTSKTGWDNLDAVKNNQVYLADFDMFTQPSIGTLVDGIEALSCMFHPEIFKTDTRIQKKFVNLNSIKSYQVI, from the coding sequence ATGAAAGTTGTTTCTTTTCTTCCCGCTGCTACCAAAATGATTTACGATATGGGTTTGCAGGAATATCTTTGCGGCGTAACATTCGAATGCCCTAAAGAAGCTGCAGATTTGCCAAAAATTGTAAGGTGTATTTTAGAAGGTAAGAATTATACCAGTATTGAAATTGATAGAATTTTCTCCGCATCTAAAGCACAAGGCAAAAGCTTGTATTGGGTTGATGATGAGTTATTAGAAAGCATTTCCCCAGATATCGTTTTCACTCAGGATATTTGTGAAGTTTGTAATATTGATACCGTTTGCACGGAAACAGCTGTCATGAAATTGAGCAAAACGCCAACAATTGTTCCGCTATCTCCAAATAACTTACAAGATGTTTTTGATTGCGCAATAACCATAGCAAAAGCCATGGGAAAAGAAGAAGTTGCTTTGAATTACTTAGCCAAGCTGCAGCAAAAAACAGATTTAATTTTAGACAAACTCAGGGCTAATAGAGCGCCTTTAAAACGTGTAATGTTGATGGAATGGATTGAGCCGATTTATAATTGCGGTCATTGGATTCCTTTTCAAATTGCTGCTGCAGGTGGGGTAGATATGCTTTCTAATCCGGCAGGAGATTCAATTGTTAACCAATGGGATAAGATAGTAAAGTACAATCCTCAGGTTTTGGTAATTGCTCCGTGTGGATTTGACATTTCACGAAGTTTTGAAGAAATGCCTTTGTTAACTTCGAAAACCGGTTGGGATAATTTAGATGCTGTTAAAAATAATCAAGTTTATCTTGCCGATTTTGATATGTTTACCCAGCCAAGCATAGGTACATTAGTTGATGGAATTGAGGCTTTATCATGCATGTTTCACCCAGAAATATTTAAAACAGACACTAGGATTCAAAAGAAATTTGTAAACCTTAATTCAATTAAATCTTACCAAGTAATTTAA
- a CDS encoding DUF6580 family putative transport protein, which translates to MSNLKFNPRTVILLLLILVITAFRLLVTFNSDALQFANFSSIGAVALFGGAYFKDNAKAFAFPLLSLFLSDFVLATTIFSKYSNGFLYEGWYWVYGAFALMVLVGKLMLKKINGISLLASTLTIVLIHWIVTDFPIWYGNPAYPQNLSGFWLVLAKAIPYEVRFLDGTLVYGAILFGAFEILKAKYPVLKLQTQKL; encoded by the coding sequence ATGTCTAATTTAAAATTTAATCCACGAACCGTTATCTTATTGCTATTGATATTGGTGATAACAGCTTTTCGGTTATTAGTAACCTTTAATTCTGATGCCTTACAATTTGCAAATTTCTCATCAATAGGAGCAGTTGCACTTTTTGGAGGTGCTTATTTTAAAGATAACGCCAAAGCGTTTGCTTTCCCATTATTAAGCTTGTTTTTAAGTGATTTTGTTTTAGCTACAACCATTTTTAGTAAATATAGTAATGGCTTTTTATACGAAGGCTGGTATTGGGTTTACGGAGCTTTTGCATTAATGGTTTTAGTTGGGAAATTGATGTTAAAAAAGATAAATGGGATTAGTTTATTGGCATCTACATTAACTATTGTTTTAATTCATTGGATAGTTACTGATTTTCCAATTTGGTATGGTAATCCAGCTTATCCTCAAAACTTATCCGGATTTTGGTTGGTATTGGCAAAGGCAATTCCATATGAAGTTAGATTTTTAGACGGAACATTAGTTTATGGAGCAATACTTTTTGGAGCATTCGAAATTTTAAAGGCAAAATACCCGGTGTTAAAACTACAAACACAGAAGCTTTAA
- a CDS encoding TonB-dependent receptor plug domain-containing protein — protein sequence MNKKTILVAAGLGLAQLIVSQLANAQDSLQLKDVVISATKNDQKQSQTGKVVTIITSETLERSHGKSLPDLISEQAGIIVAGASSNPGLNKSVFFRGAGSAYAVVLIDGIVQNDPSGNGGAFDLRLFSIDQIDHIEILRGGQSTIYGSDAVAGVINIVTKKGGAKGNTIYGVASAGSYETYKGTIGLNGAVEGFTYNINYTHMKTDGISEAANPVGNTNVFDKDGFKTDGVNANFGIKLDKHFSINPFIRYYRGNYSFDGGAFLDANNYSILKNLAAGTNAKYEFATGKVTLNYSYESTINDAHSQYPSVSQGKISLIDLFYNQKLGNKLDLLVGIDNRLMKLSSGVNKPEASIFAAYGSLFLHDLSVFNLEVGGRYNKHEQYGENFTYSITPSINIIKEVKLFGTVSTAFKVPTLNMLFGQFGANLDLEPEKSQNYEAGVNFSFADDKFSLRIAGFKRDLKDAIIYAFPAGYVNQVSQKTKGFEVEPAVKLGIFTVNGYYAYVEGNEFNFVDNAIADYLFRRPKHTFGLNAGVQATNNLFVSANYRYFGKRTDGNFATYTVDNLPAYKLLNAYAEYALAKKRVKIFFDAKNILNEKYNEIIGYNSLGFNFNAGVSFNIR from the coding sequence ATGAACAAAAAAACAATTTTAGTTGCTGCTGGTCTAGGGCTTGCACAACTAATCGTTAGTCAGCTGGCTAACGCACAAGACAGTTTACAACTGAAAGATGTTGTAATTTCTGCTACAAAAAATGATCAAAAACAATCGCAAACAGGTAAAGTTGTTACGATTATCACAAGCGAAACATTAGAACGTAGTCACGGAAAATCTCTTCCAGATCTTATTAGCGAGCAAGCAGGTATTATCGTTGCCGGGGCAAGCAGTAATCCAGGATTAAACAAATCGGTTTTTTTTAGAGGTGCAGGAAGTGCTTACGCCGTAGTTTTAATTGATGGTATCGTTCAAAATGATCCTTCTGGAAACGGCGGAGCATTTGATTTACGCTTGTTTTCTATCGATCAAATCGACCACATTGAAATTCTAAGAGGTGGCCAATCCACAATTTATGGTTCTGATGCAGTTGCCGGGGTAATTAATATTGTAACTAAAAAAGGTGGCGCAAAAGGAAACACAATTTATGGTGTTGCAAGCGCTGGAAGTTACGAAACTTACAAAGGAACAATCGGTTTAAATGGTGCTGTTGAAGGTTTTACTTATAACATTAATTATACACACATGAAAACCGATGGGATTTCTGAAGCTGCAAATCCAGTTGGTAATACCAATGTATTCGATAAAGATGGTTTCAAAACCGATGGAGTGAATGCAAATTTCGGTATTAAATTGGATAAACATTTTTCTATCAATCCATTTATTCGTTATTATCGTGGTAATTATAGCTTCGACGGAGGTGCTTTCCTAGACGCAAATAATTATTCAATTCTTAAAAATCTAGCTGCTGGTACCAATGCTAAATATGAATTCGCAACTGGAAAAGTAACATTAAACTATAGTTATGAAAGCACAATTAATGATGCTCATAGCCAATACCCAAGTGTTAGTCAGGGTAAAATCTCTTTAATAGATTTATTTTACAATCAAAAATTAGGAAACAAATTAGATTTATTGGTTGGTATCGATAATAGATTAATGAAATTATCATCAGGTGTAAATAAACCAGAAGCTAGTATCTTCGCTGCCTATGGTTCACTATTCTTACACGATTTAAGTGTATTCAATTTAGAAGTTGGAGGCCGTTACAATAAACACGAACAATATGGAGAGAACTTTACCTATTCTATAACACCAAGTATCAACATTATAAAAGAAGTTAAATTATTTGGAACGGTATCAACTGCTTTCAAGGTGCCAACCTTAAATATGTTGTTTGGCCAGTTCGGAGCTAATTTGGATTTAGAACCAGAAAAATCTCAAAATTATGAAGCTGGCGTAAATTTTAGCTTTGCTGATGATAAATTCAGTTTACGTATTGCAGGTTTCAAACGCGACCTTAAAGATGCCATTATTTATGCTTTTCCAGCTGGATATGTGAATCAAGTTAGTCAGAAAACCAAAGGTTTTGAAGTTGAGCCAGCCGTTAAACTTGGTATTTTTACGGTGAACGGATATTATGCTTATGTAGAAGGCAATGAATTTAATTTTGTTGATAACGCCATAGCGGATTACCTTTTCCGTAGACCAAAACATACTTTTGGATTAAATGCAGGCGTTCAGGCCACAAACAATCTTTTTGTAAGCGCTAACTATCGCTATTTTGGTAAGCGTACTGATGGCAATTTTGCAACTTATACCGTTGATAATTTGCCAGCTTATAAATTATTAAATGCATATGCAGAATATGCCTTGGCAAAAAAACGTGTAAAAATATTTTTTGACGCAAAGAATATTTTAAATGAAAAGTATAATGAAATTATTGGCTACAATAGTTTGGGTTTCAATTTTAATGCAGGCGTGAGTTTTAATATCCGCTAA